The sequence below is a genomic window from Pectinophora gossypiella chromosome 13, ilPecGoss1.1, whole genome shotgun sequence.
CACCTATTAACTAACTGACTCTTTCatcaaaaatacttttaatttttttcacaaTAGTTTCAACTTCAGCCATGGCGCCCATGCCAGTGTCTCCGCAGATCAAGTTCTTGCTTATCGGAGGTATGTCAATATGGCCCCATTCTTTCAACAATGTAATATGTGTGGACGTAACGGGGTGTTCCCACATCCTAGTGTTCATTGCGGGACAGAATAGCAATGGCTTCTTCATGTCCCACGCTCGTGTTGTGCAGGTCAGAAGATTATCACATATACCCTGGAAAGTAATTACAGTGATAATTGTAAAGTAGGCACATCATGTGAATATTTATAATGTCTTTCtctattacgtgggacttatAGTAGGTGatgaggagtgagtgtatacactatacacctctgcctacccctttgggatacAGGTGTGGTGCTATGTTGTGTTGTTatgctaatttattttttttcgtttgCTAAAATGTAACTTCAGATGTAGGTAAGTGGACAATTAATTCAGTATACCTATAAGCTGGAAATATACCTGTGCCATTTTAGCCAACGTGTTCGCATCCAGCGGTGCAATTACCATCATGTCAGCCCATTTCCCAAGTTCTATGTGCACCACCGGATCACCCCGCTGCTTCCAAGCCTGCCATTCCATGTTATCGTCATAGACAATCACATTTGGCGGCAACTCCGACGAGTCGAAGAAGTGCTTCGCGTGTTCTGTGACAATAAGATGTACCTGTAACATTAAATTTGCTTTATTATCACAGCTTTTTaagaaaatgttattgtttataATCTTATCAGACTAACCTCAAAATAATATCTCTCGTTGGTTTTGTTCAATTCTAATAGAGATTTCACTAGAATTGGTATCTTCAACGCTGCTACGCTTCCTGTAGCAGCAATAAGCAAGTTATACGGTCTTTTTTCCATctttataaactaaaagccatCTAAACTAAAACCTCTTGTTGGCTTATTTGTCAAACAACaaactttttttatgtttttctaaTCAAAGATTTTCACGGACATGCACACCACCACATCCACATACACATTTGTTGGtagattttaattttttattcttGTAACCCCAATAATTAACGCCAGGCGCCAGACAGGCCTTttgcaagaaaaaaaatatatctgtcaATTTGATCATTTGATAATCGCTGTCTTGGTTGTCAGTCAAATAtccgtaaaaaaagtaaaaaaaatcagttGATTTCTGGCTTTCGTAGGGGGAGGTTGACGCATTTCGTGTGAAACGTATACTTTTATTTACGTTACTCAAAATTCGTGTCAGTGTGTCAAACTTCGAATTTATTTCGTGTATTCGCGATAGTGATGTGTGTTATAGTGCAGTGCGCCCAAAACAGTATGTTTCAGTGATAAGTTTTGTTATCAATTTAGAATTTTGAGTTCTTTACTATGGATGGAAACTCAAAGTATTACGAAGGTTGTGGGCAGGAAGGGCCGAT
It includes:
- the LOC126372188 gene encoding phosphopantothenoylcysteine decarboxylase encodes the protein MEKRPYNLLIAATGSVAALKIPILVKSLLELNKTNERYYFEVHLIVTEHAKHFFDSSELPPNVIVYDDNMEWQAWKQRGDPVVHIELGKWADMMVIAPLDANTLAKMAQGICDNLLTCTTRAWDMKKPLLFCPAMNTRMWEHPVTSTHITLLKEWGHIDIPPISKNLICGDTGMGAMAEVETIVKKIKSIFDERVS